In Acipenser ruthenus chromosome 58, fAciRut3.2 maternal haplotype, whole genome shotgun sequence, a genomic segment contains:
- the LOC117407737 gene encoding uncharacterized protein LOC117407737, with protein sequence MLKIFFLVSLVLLAASHIQSVKSSSSGGSDAGVQKPCARLFHPEIGEQLELPSLPEKKKKLLGGAAAGSEGAFSFSSFTMMDGCLLSLWVAGSQEWGLESRSFPSGAYLNQLPGAGVSLTSYQCTCDQEKNQVTADYEDFKNRHIAGENEQGSDEFCTREIRSRHIYEYGRCKDKNTFIFAKAKDVKHVCDHEGVNVSNKLFNISECIQNKLKCSYRANNKYQVHICLVCKDKKPVHYKGPTC encoded by the coding sequence ATGTTGAAGATCTTCTTCTTGGTGTCCTTGGTGCTGCTGGCTGCTTCCCACATCCAGTCTGTAAAGAGTTCCTCATCGGGTGGTTCTGATGCTGGTGTCCAGAAGCCCTGTGCCCGCCTCTTCCACCCAGAGATTGgggagcagctggagctgccgtccctcccagagaagaagaagaagctgcTGGGGGGAGCTGCTGCTGGGAGTGAAGGAGCCTTCAGCTTCAGCTCCTTCACTATGATGGACGGGTGTCTGCTCTCTCTGTGGGTTGCAGGTTCCCAAGAATGGGGCCTGGAGTCTCGCTCCTTCCCGAGTGGGGCTTACCTCAACCAGCTGCCTGGTGCTGGGGTCTCCCTGACCAGCTACCAGTGCACCTGCGACCAGGAGAAAAACCAAGTCACGGCCGATTACGAAGATTTTAAAAACAGGCACATTGCAGGTGAAAATGAACAGGGTAGTGATGAATTCTGCACACGGGAAATACGTAGTAGACATATATATGaatatggaagatgcaaagatAAAAACACTTTCATATTTGCTAAAGCGAAAGATGTGAAACATGTGTGTGACCATGAAGGTGTCAATGTGTCCAATAAATTATTCAATATTTCGGAATGCatccaaaataaattaaaatgttcttatagAGCAAATAATAAGTACCAAGTTCATATCTGTTTAGTTTGTAAGGATAAGAAGCCTGTGCATTATAAAGGTCCTACATGCTGA